CAAATTTACAAGGGACTCCTCTTGCCAAAGTAGAGTCTCCAGTTACTCCTCACGGTGGATTAGCGATGTCTGAAATTACCAAATCAGAGCCACCTACATCTGTTCGGAGTGAATTACACATGCCTAAAACTAAGAACAAGAGTAATAGACATAAAACAAAGTTTGGAGATGACAAGGATGGAAACACCTTGCGTTCAGGACCAGTGAAGCGAAAAAGGCTGTGTCCTGCTAATCAGAAGAGAACCACAGCATCTGGGATGTCTGCCTCACCATAACTCGTGTTAGATGCAACAGGGAGCAGGTGCAACAGGAAAAACAGTCCTATTTGGTTTACATTAGTTGGTTCAGAAGACCAGTAAGTTACCTTTCTATATGCAACCTCTGTTCTATTGATCTTATTAATCATAAAGCTATTTTTCTTCTAGGGATCCTAAAGCATTCATTGATCTTGTTATTCAGGAATGGAGAAATTTCCTTGCCACATATCTAGGCTTGCTATTCAAGAATAAAGTAACTTTTTCAACTCATGTAGTCTTTGAGTTTTTTGGGATTGAGTTAGGTCTAGTCTCAACTCTCAAGTTAAGAGAAACATGCAAAGTTACTCCTTACCAGAATTTTGCTAATAGAAGTTGGATAATTATTTCCCCTTCCTCCTTGAACATATTATGTGTGTTTCCTTGCAATTCTGCTATCACAAGCAAATAACTATCCTGTACAGATTGGGTCTCTATGATGTACATTACCACAGTAATGGTGAAAAACACTCCCATTGATCTGGCAGTTATTGTAGTCAGTTACaagtaattaaaactaaaatttttgGAACAATTTGCTGAGAAGGTGCACATGTTCAGAGAATATAAGTTtctgttttttttcttattttgtccACTCTCATATTTACTCAATGGATGTAAAGGATATTAACTATTTTAACATACTTTTGGAGCATCTTTAACAGAAATGTCAGACATTTGTGGAAGCTGATTTTATGGTTATCATCATACTTGTTTACTCGTGGGATTATCTTAAAAAGTATTAGAAGACTATGCTATCTTTGACATGTTTGAGATATTTACCTTAATCACAGGGATACTGTGCCCATCTCGTTTATTCAAAAGTACCTCATGAAGAAACATAGTGTGACATGGTTTGGTGCTATTTTCTACAGGTGGAAATAATATGTTGGGGTCAACCCGTGCTCCCATCTTTGCAAATGCATAACTTAGTAGATCTATGCTAACTTGGTAGATCTGTCCACCTTATTATTACTCACTTTATTTCCTTAACCACCTTGTGAAATGTAGTAAAATCAACATACCTCCTATGATAGAACCAAATTGAGGAGCGAAGGCCCAGCTGTTTGGTTCATTGTCAGTCCTATTTTCCTTTAATTCCAAACTTTTAAAAAACATATTGATGCAACCACTTCCACCTGTGCTTTACCACATTTACTTGTTTACTTTTGTGCCTTTCGTCAAGCATATttacatttattattttattttttttggaaaattcattttcttcaaacACTTCGAATTTTATCGTGAGTATGAAAGTCTCAATTCAAAGTGAATATAAGATATTGTTGAACAAGTGACTTCAAACACAAAAGTAAGGAGAGGGGGAGAGTGATTTGTAGTATTTAAAAttcttgattaattaattattatttttatttaaaacaacaaaaatgtgtcatataataattaatatagaaatatataagaaaatagaaagaaGTAAATGTAAATGACACGAAAAATAAACAACAGAAAGTAAAGAGACAAAGTAAGAGAGATTTTACCAAAGTTTATAGAGATTTGACTTAATAATATGGCCCACTCTTCTCCCCAATAGTTTCTTCTAGAGAGTTTATCATTAACTCTGAGCTTTTGCAGGTTATGCCTATGATTCATTAACCTTCTTACAAGCGAAATGAGAGATTTTATTCAGATTGATCCCCAAACCAAACAAATATCTTCTAAGCCTGAGCTCACTGACCTAGTAAAGATTTTGACCAATTAATCTTAAGAATCAAACAAAAAATTTCACATCAttatctcaagaaccaaacaGATATTTCATAGGCTTATCTCTATAACCAAACAAAGAAATCAATTATACCAACAACGCTACTAATCAATTATGGGCATCTTTAATCGATTATAGGCGTTAAAAAAGTGATAATTGATTAACCCTAATGGGATAGTCCATTATACCATGTAAAGATGCTTCTAATTAATCTGAACACATCCCTAATCCATTTATTAAGCCTATAAGATGTTTTCTGGTGATTTTATAACAAGAGAGGATTCAAAGAGTTTTAATGTGTGTGTGAGAAGTTACTCTTATAcctttacaaaatttaatcaCTCGAACAAATACGACcaacgagctttcacacttcctttCTTTCACAACTCTAAAACTTCAAATTCTTTACTAAATACACTAAACTCTTATTGAATTagaactttgaatcttcttaatAATGAGACTTAAGATAACTCAAGTTGATCACATCATCAGAGGAGTTAGAAAGTTGTCGCCACCAACTTCACACTCTTGGATGTTGTCATCATTGACATCACTAAACATCGGATGTTGTCATTATCAAACAACTGAATAGCCGCAAGCATATAGACCCACAATTATGAGTATCCAAGCAAAAAGAAGGCGCTTCTTCTTCAAGTTGAAAACATGGAGTTTTTTTAGATATAGCTTCGTTcaagaattcaataattaaaaaaattcagaaaGAATTGCTACTTTGAAGAAGACTCGAGGATTTTGAAGAAGCTGGTTGAGATAGCGAGTATCTCAAATTCAAGGCTTAGAGAACAAATGCAATTTTGAAGCGGATCTTGAAAATTAGGACTTAGGTAGCTTAGGTGTTAAGCAAAGATTTACATTTTTCTGTAGATATCCTATTATACAAGATACTTCGTATCATACGATACTACTAGTGGAAAACTAAAAGTTCTAATGAGAATTTGTCAAAGACTAGATTAAAATAGGTTTTTGCCACTTGTTTGTTTGCATATAAGTTAATcagttttttagttttatttttctgcaattGCTAATGAACTGCATGCACTTTGATTTTGAGACTGATTTTGTTAAACAacataatttgaataaaaaatttatacaaaaaatagTATATGGATGTCTCTTGCAACAGGATTTTATAAGCTGAAATACTTAAGACGTCGAGACCCTTCTTCTCGGGGCTGATCTACGTCGAGAGCGGTTTGGCGACGCGGGCGTATCTTGTCCATCTCTAGTTTCTCCTCCTGCTGGTTTTACATGAAAGGAGTTCTTGATCTTCCGCCAATTTAAACCCAAGCTTAATGAATTCTTTGGCTTTTCTTTGTTGCTTAACTTTTTATACTCTTCTTGCAAGTCAAAGTAGTCATTCTGCAGTTCAACCATCTTGGACTTTACATTCTCGAGTTCTGCTTTGAGTGTTTTAATGTCAATAGTTGCAGATGTTTGGTTTACTTCGTGTTCTGAGTTGATTCCGCTTTGTGCTGGTTCCTTCTCTTGCATTGCTGCCCTCATCTTTACTTGCTCCGCAAACAAAACCTGTGCAGTATACTTTGGTTCAGGTGGCAGTTTTTAAACTGAATTTATAATGTAGGAAGCTAAAATAACTGAAAACTAAGTTCCAGAGATCCGGGAAACTTTACCTGGACAACAGTTCTTAGAGGCAATCTATCATTCTGTGCAGCATGTAAGCATGCATCAAGTGAAAGTTTTTCACAGTTCATTATTTTGCAGAGTCTTCTACGGTCATGGTCAGTCAGTGAAGGATGGGTCTAGAGAAACGCCAATATCAAATGTCAAaactttgttttgaattgaaatctCTTTTATAACACTTGAAACCTGGAACACCGGAAAATAAGAATTGAAAGGCTAACCTTTAGGTAAGTGTCAATGGCTCTATATAGACCATCATCAAATGATCGAGTATGTTCTGGTAGTAGTTCAGCTAAGACATGAAACTTTGTAATTGAAAGATTCGGATCTGTTGCAACTTCAGCTAGGTAATTATCCAAGAGCCTACTTATATTGAATTTTCCAGACTTTTGTTGCTGTTGCATATGCTGTTTTTCGTGCATCAAGAAGTATTCAACAATTCGCTGCACTACATCTATGTCATGCATAGTGCATTCTTCAGGTGAATTAGGCATGCtgcaaatgaaaaaagaaaagaatagaacAAAGAAAAAGATCGATATTAGTGTTTTTAGTAATTTTCATTAGCCTCAAAGAATAGAAAAAATGAATTGAGCATTACTCACTTGGCCATGATTCCTTGATCTCCATATTGATATCTAGGAATTAAAAGATCATTCACCTCAGCATCCTCTAACACCACGCCAACTCTCTTTTCGAGGTCAGAAATGAGAGCTGGTGATACCGAATACATCATTGCCATCTTTAACATCTGCAACAAGAACTTACATGGGACAGCTTCTTGTTGAGGAGGAATGATGCTTATTAGGCTTTCAATAATAGTTGTTTGCTCCTTGCTATGTCTAGTGCTCTCTTGTTTCGTCGTGCTAAATAAAGTGAACTGTAGATTACTTTTTCCATACCCGTATCCTTTTACCCCTTCCAACTCCTCATGCATTCCTGGTAGCCATCTCTTGGCATATTGCATAATACATTTACCAATGGTCTCTGACTTGATTCCCTTTGCTCTTATTGCTGAAATTATCCGCATAAAATGATCAATGCGGAGATTGGCCATATCATCGAACCACCAACTATCTTGACTTGATGCTGCATCCTCATCTGTGGGCTCATTTTTAGAAGCCTTCCAAGCTAAGGAGTCACAGCATCTTCTAACAATTTGAATGTTTTCAGCCCATGGAGAGAGATTTTCGCAAGATTTCAGAACAGTAACCGTGTCTTTCCATGAAGAAAGCACGACAAATGTGAGGAAAGCTTCCGTCTTGGAAATGAGATTGCCATCTTCTAGCTCTTCAGTCATCTCGAGGAACTCTGATGCACATCTTAGTGCAGCTACATTATCTGAGTTGAAGTCTATAGGGAGACCATAACAGAATTTGAGAACCGTTTCAAATGTTTCAGATCCACCTGGAAAGCTTTCAAGCTTGAGCGCATTGCCAGAATTTGAGTTCCGAGGCTGAGCTTCCAACCTTCCTATGTAGCCGCATTTCGATATCAAGGGGTACTGTTACACAAAAAAGTAGACAACAACGTAACCATGTTTTTATTCTAACTCTTGTTTTAAAGATTTTTCTAAGGTAATGTAAAATTTTTTTTGATCTTTActagttttttttcttataaaataatgaaaacatTAACCAATGTCTGATGTTCTGTCTACCTCCTTGAGGGACTTTTTTCCCCTCTTTCCCTATAAAAAGGGGTGGTAGGGAAAAGACACATGGACACACCACGCGCACGCATACACTAAGAAGAAAAGAATAAATGGTTTATGCTCTATTGACAGAATTGTGCTCTTGAGCAGTCAGTATCAATCATTGATACTATTTCAGACAGTGTTATGATGATATCACTATCTTGTCCTTCTTGCACACTGCTGATGATACTATTTGAAAGAATTTTACCGAGATAAATCAGAAGATCAATAATTTCTTACATTTAGAAGGCTTTATTTTATGATGTTTATCGATACCTTGTGTACATTATAAGTGGTTTCCTGGACTTCAATCGAATAGTCAGTCGGGATTCGAGGAGCAACAAACCTACAAAGAACGGAAAAAAAATCCTTCATACAAAAAGAACTAGTGGTAGTTAGCCTCGAATCATGGGGGCTAAGAAGATAAAGTAGGAGCCATGGAGGAGAACCATCTTTGACTAAAATATAAAGGATTATATATCTGACAGTACCTTGAACTTTCACTTTTGATGCTATCAGCTATAGTAACATGTTTGTTGGGAATAACTATGCTTTTATCCGAAACTTGATCAGTTCTTTCAGACTGATTTTCCGGGTCTGGTGCTTGGGCCACCTGAAGTGATTTCATGGTGATTCTTGAACTAACTGTAGCAAGTTTGGGATAGACACTCCATTTTGGTGAATATAGCCTAAATGATATAAGAAACCAGACATGTTCTCTATATTAATGCTAAGAACTGTTCTGTGGTCAGTTTAGAACTGTAGTTAAGACGGTTGGTTAGTTGTGTCTTTCTTTCTAAGCCATCAACTTCAATAAAATTCTATCATCATATATGGAATGCTATAATTGTACTGATGTTTAAGCTGAGCCATGTATACACATGCTACGTGGTTTTCTCTGTGTTAAgtggttttgtttgatttgatttgatttgatttttctcTTAAATGAAATTATCTGTACATGTGTGtattattatcatttatttttctatttagttAATGAAGATTGAAACatttgaaattaaaggctttCATTGTCAGTAATGAGTAGTGCATATGGAAGCATTTGCTGAAATGGTACAAACCTATATATAAATTAGTAACATTTTTAACCTTAACATAGCAACATCCATATCTGGTTGATATGAAGGTTCTGGGCCATCATATGTCCCCCTTAAGCCATACAAAGTGCGAAACAATTGGTGAAATGTGGTGTGGCTCACAATACTATACGTGGTTATTTACATTCAATTATTTATGTAGTTTCCTTTTTATCCTAAAACTATGAAAATGAAGTATCAATATAAATAAGATTAGTTTCTATACAACTTAAGATGTAATTTATTAACATACACCAAATCACATCTTATTACCACTTTTATAGGATGTTGGAATGTAATGgcttattattcttttttttaaagGAGTGGAAGCCCGGTTAAAGAAGGCAACAATTCTTTAGAGGATGTGATGCATCTGCAACGATCAATAACAATAGTATGAGCCATTCATGTAACTTGCTCAATGGGTCATCCATTTCCCTTGTATAAGTCATCTCTTCTTATTGTTTGGCCCTActtctcttttatatatatatatatatatatatatatatatatatatatatatatatatatatatatatatatatatatatatatatatatatatatatatatatatatatatatatatatatatcaatactATACTAAGAAAAGTAAAGCCTCTGTTAATTACATTCTAATCCCATATTAATCCATCGATTACTTTCATTTTAGGGCTAAATCAGTCATTACgggattattaattttaattattttttaacttcCCATTAATGATATTTTGCCATCTTAAACGACACAATTGGTTAACGTTCTTCATAGAATCCCACACCCTACCTTTTCATTTATTAACATCCTGATTTTCTTCTTCCCAAACACGCCTAATCAATATTTTTCACTTTCCAATGAAGCATGCTTGCCGATATCCACATCTAATGAGGCGGCTAAGTTCAACGAtccaatcttcttcatcatctatATTAATTCAAACAGTCCTAAACCCTTACATATATCATTTCCCTCACTCATCAATATTCCAACATTTCTCAGCAACATGTGTGCAGAGCCGATTTTGTTGGTGGTGATGGATTCCAAAGTTAATAGTTATTTTAGGGTTCTTTGTGATATTTGTGTATTTTAGGATTCTTTGTGATATTTGTGTATTTTAGGGTTCTTCTTCAGATGAAACTATCTATAGCTCTGTGCCATTCAATTCAATATCCAAACACATTAGAATCTGAAATGTGTATGATTCGGTGCTGAAAATTGTTGGATCTGCTTTTTTTGCATCAGTTAAAGTTCAATTCATCGAGTTTTTAATGTGATTCTGTTTCTGatttttgtgtgattttgttattgTTTTAGGTTTGAGTTCAGAGAGACTTTCAAGGTTATCTTCCCAATCGTTGAACCACCATCGCCTCAGATGAAACTATCTACAGCATCCTCTCATACCTCTCCCCTATCCTTAATCAAGGTTATCTTCTTCACTTCATTCATTCGATTTTCATTTTTTGCTTCAATTTTTACAAACCAGGCTGTTATGTTATGCTTTGTTTGGTTTACACCGAAATAcaaatgaatttttgaaaaaaatatattcaaaaacaaCATCAGTACATTCTTTTTTTCCGGATGTCATGGGCTATGGTTCCATTTGTTGTTTGTTATCAAATTGAAGCATTTATTTTATATGTTGAAGTGTTGATTGTGTTTATATTGCTTTGTTTTATTTGTGGTGTGTTTTTTTACTACTGGGATTTTATGCATGTGTATTTGTTTGTATGTTTTGGTTATTCCAGATGCAATCATTGTCAATTTTCTCCCAATTGTTTTTAAATGTTAGAATCTGTTGTATTTTTCCTAGAGAGCACTTCTATTACATTATGGCATTATGGCTTCTGTACTTATTGactatttttttacttttatttccaGATAGATACAAGTCTTTGTATTTATCCGATGATATTGTAGAAGAGGATGAAGAGGAGTTCCTTTTACTAAGTATCTCCTCTTCTGTTCCTTTTCATCTTCTGCTAAGGATTTATCAAGAAGAATGATTTGCAGAGATGCTTCCAGAAGATTTTATGCAGAACAAGGGTTGAATATGGTCTACTTATCATTATTACTTCTTCACTCTATAGTTTTAAATTTCAATACTAATTTGATTTAGAAAGATTGATTATGAGCATTGactttatttttgtgatttattcaaCGTTTAACTTTCCAGTACTGTTTCATTTCACTCGGAAGCCGTTGTTGGTGGCGGTGGTGGATTGCCATCTTACATACATGGAGCTGTTTATTGGGAACCTATCAAACCTCTCACCATTGAAGAGTTTCACATCCCTCACAAATGTTGTGTATAGTATGGGAGGACTTGCTTAATAATGTGTTGTGTGCAAATGCACTGGCTATATTACCAAGCTCAATGCCATATAGGAGTCTGCAATTTTAGGATACCTTGCTTTTACTGCTTATCATGCTATGGCTCATGCGGAGGAAATGCGTTCGGGTGATTATGTTGCTGTTATTGGTACTGGTGGAGTTGGTTCTAGGTGATTAAGTCTATTGTTAAACAGATGtcatgtttttaaatatttatttatctgtgattacttcctctttttttttttttatcttcataCACATATTTTTACCATTATACAAATTGCTTATAAAATCAAATTAACTATGACCAAATTATCATTTTGATTTAATAACATGAAATATGTTATATTTCTTAATATAATCCAAAAGTTAAAACAGTGTAaagtattataattaaaattataacaatAGTTGAAACCGTGTAATCAATTGTTACTAGCATATAACCCAAATGATAAATTTACAATTTCTAAAAAGTAGATGAAGAGCTACCGCATATCACACGCAAAATAAATATCACGTGGCAGATttcaaatatacatttaaaattaatttttcttacCTAATCAATTAAACATGCTACATGTTTGTAatcattatattatttatttttaccattttataaataaaaaaaaaataaaaaaataaaaaaattaaattgaatatgaaAGGAGATTTGTTAATTA
This is a stretch of genomic DNA from Vicia villosa cultivar HV-30 ecotype Madison, WI unplaced genomic scaffold, Vvil1.0 ctg.000910F_1_1, whole genome shotgun sequence. It encodes these proteins:
- the LOC131632114 gene encoding BTB/POZ domain-containing protein DOT3-like, which translates into the protein MKSLQVAQAPDPENQSERTDQVSDKSIVIPNKHVTIADSIKSESSRFVAPRIPTDYSIEVQETTYNVHKYPLISKCGYIGRLEAQPRNSNSGNALKLESFPGGSETFETVLKFCYGLPIDFNSDNVAALRCASEFLEMTEELEDGNLISKTEAFLTFVVLSSWKDTVTVLKSCENLSPWAENIQIVRRCCDSLAWKASKNEPTDEDAASSQDSWWFDDMANLRIDHFMRIISAIRAKGIKSETIGKCIMQYAKRWLPGMHEELEGVKGYGYGKSNLQFTLFSTTKQESTRHSKEQTTIIESLISIIPPQQEAVPCKFLLQMLKMAMMYSVSPALISDLEKRVGVVLEDAEVNDLLIPRYQYGDQGIMANMPNSPEECTMHDIDVVQRIVEYFLMHEKQHMQQQQKSGKFNISRLLDNYLAEVATDPNLSITKFHVLAELLPEHTRSFDDGLYRAIDTYLKTHPSLTDHDRRRLCKIMNCEKLSLDACLHAAQNDRLPLRTVVQVLFAEQVKMRAAMQEKEPAQSGINSEHEVNQTSATIDIKTLKAELENVKSKMVELQNDYFDLQEEYKKLSNKEKPKNSLSLGLNWRKIKNSFHVKPAGGETRDGQDTPASPNRSRRRSAPRRRVSTS